One stretch of Caldinitratiruptor microaerophilus DNA includes these proteins:
- a CDS encoding ABC transporter permease, which produces MKTSWRLIILEALTPLVAILFASLVGSVILAGIGKNPVAVYAGMFRFSFQRFDSVAAILFRSTPLIFSGLAVALGFRAGLFNIGVEGQYFIGAMLAAWAGFGLRGLPAAVHLPLVIALGMAGGALWALLPIWLKVRRGVHEVITTIMMNYIAYSLVHYFVADLYMDRGQKLFMGLGSPQVRTPHIAESARMPTLHGLLAGLGVELPRHVYLNWFFPLALLLAVGFYYLLWRTPFGYEVRAVGLGADAAEAAGIDTRRVLLRTFLLSGAVAGLTGLSPLLSYIGYLDIDFPKNYGFNGIAVALLGKNHPLGIVLSALLFGFLDRGAEGVQALQGVPMDAIAIIQGVMVLSIVVAVELMTRYVRRQQKKEAVS; this is translated from the coding sequence GTGAAGACGAGCTGGCGCCTAATCATCCTGGAGGCCCTGACACCGCTGGTGGCAATCCTGTTCGCAAGCCTCGTGGGCTCAGTCATCCTGGCAGGGATCGGCAAGAACCCGGTCGCGGTCTACGCGGGCATGTTCCGGTTCAGCTTCCAGCGGTTCGACAGCGTGGCCGCGATCCTCTTCCGCTCCACCCCCCTCATCTTCTCCGGGCTGGCCGTGGCCCTCGGATTCCGTGCGGGGCTGTTCAACATCGGGGTGGAGGGCCAGTACTTCATCGGCGCCATGCTGGCTGCCTGGGCCGGGTTCGGCCTCCGGGGCCTTCCTGCCGCGGTGCACCTGCCGCTGGTCATCGCCCTGGGGATGGCCGGCGGGGCCCTGTGGGCGCTCCTCCCGATCTGGCTCAAGGTGCGCCGGGGCGTGCACGAGGTCATCACCACGATCATGATGAACTACATCGCCTACTCGCTGGTGCACTACTTCGTAGCGGACCTTTACATGGACCGGGGGCAGAAGCTCTTCATGGGCCTGGGAAGCCCCCAGGTGCGCACGCCGCACATCGCCGAGTCGGCCCGGATGCCGACGCTCCACGGCCTGCTCGCCGGCCTCGGGGTCGAGTTGCCCCGGCACGTGTACCTGAACTGGTTCTTCCCCCTCGCCCTCCTCCTGGCGGTCGGGTTCTACTACCTCCTCTGGCGTACCCCCTTCGGTTACGAGGTGCGGGCGGTGGGGCTCGGGGCAGACGCCGCGGAGGCGGCGGGGATCGACACGCGGCGGGTGCTCTTGCGCACGTTCCTCCTGAGCGGCGCGGTGGCCGGACTCACCGGGCTCAGCCCGCTGCTGTCGTACATCGGCTACCTGGACATCGACTTTCCCAAGAACTATGGCTTCAACGGCATCGCCGTGGCCCTTCTCGGCAAGAACCACCCGCTCGGGATCGTCCTGTCCGCCCTGCTGTTCGGTTTCCTGGACCGGGGCGCCGAGGGCGTGCAGGCGCTCCAGGGGGTGCCGATGGACGCCATCGCCATCATCCAGGGCGTCATGGTGCTCTCCATCGTGGTGGCGGTCGAGCTCATGACCCGCTACGTCCGGCGCCAGCAGAAGAAGGAGGCGGTGTCCTGA
- a CDS encoding CpsD/CapB family tyrosine-protein kinase, translated as MSDGLDPKLVTVLARRSPAAEAFRVLRTNLQFMGLDRPLASLVITSAGPEEGKTLTAANLAVAFAQSGQRVVLVDADLRRPMVHRTFGLSHGLWRGLTSVLTSAADLGSVLAQTPVEGLRVLPSGPIPPNPAEMLGSQRMRHLMAALLEQFDLVVYDTPPVLAVADAPILAAVSDGTLLVVRANKVSHPLARRAHEALSAVKARVLGVVLDGVPGRARSGYYDYHYYGARKR; from the coding sequence GTGAGCGACGGGCTCGACCCCAAGCTCGTGACCGTCCTGGCGCGAAGGTCGCCGGCCGCCGAGGCCTTCCGTGTCCTGCGCACCAACCTCCAGTTCATGGGCCTCGACCGGCCTCTTGCGAGTCTCGTGATCACCAGTGCAGGGCCCGAGGAGGGCAAGACCCTCACAGCAGCCAACCTGGCGGTCGCGTTCGCCCAGTCCGGGCAGCGCGTCGTGCTGGTGGACGCCGACCTCCGCCGTCCCATGGTGCACCGCACCTTCGGCCTGTCGCACGGGCTCTGGAGAGGCCTCACATCCGTCCTGACCAGTGCCGCCGACCTCGGGTCGGTGCTCGCGCAGACTCCAGTGGAAGGTCTCCGGGTCCTGCCAAGTGGACCGATCCCGCCCAACCCGGCCGAGATGCTCGGCTCCCAGCGCATGCGCCACCTCATGGCGGCGCTGCTCGAGCAATTCGACTTGGTCGTGTACGATACGCCTCCCGTGTTGGCGGTAGCGGACGCCCCCATCCTAGCGGCGGTCTCGGACGGAACCCTTCTGGTCGTCCGGGCCAACAAGGTGAGCCATCCGCTGGCCCGCCGGGCTCACGAAGCCCTGAGCGCCGTGAAGGCGCGTGTGCTGGGTGTCGTCCTGGACGGGGTGCCGGGCCGGGCACGGAGCGGTTACTATGACTACCATTACTACGGCGCACGTAAGAGGTAG
- a CDS encoding helix-turn-helix domain-containing protein yields the protein MASRRSRAPALSAGPSSRPGRTCACRSIIAAPPSCHRPLAGPGTGRAGPAHEIAQVVRQGWPQVRRAGHSTRESTSPSGSPARRWRASWFACPGLRGTFWRTKLDVSQVGDAADSLDQIRPAQVFSVPLQLGDAAEGAVIDGRHLFRVGLGRTKEGSESHHPGITALQIAVMRLSSMEMRWCESSFPSVRNAIAHFPCTTTIIMAQRIRALQGPCRGFFAARADWKVHHAASRYSTPGGGRWGFDLKSTGARLRALRKSKGLTQQDVASALNVSRQTIDNYERDVTEASYEMLRRLAAIYGVTIDYLLGNTDDPVRRRTLTDDWEDLLLDLIADGLTPEDVRTAVRAWKAFRSATS from the coding sequence ATGGCTTCGAGGAGATCCAGAGCCCCGGCGCTGTCCGCAGGGCCGTCGTCCAGACCGGGGAGGACGTGCGCGTGCAGGTCGATCATCGCTGCCCCACCCTCCTGCCACAGACCGCTCGCCGGCCCGGGCACCGGCAGAGCCGGTCCCGCTCACGAGATCGCGCAGGTGGTTCGGCAGGGCTGGCCGCAGGTCCGCCGCGCGGGCCACTCGACCAGGGAGAGCACGTCACCGAGCGGCTCGCCCGCACGCAGGTGGCGGGCCTCGTGGTTCGCGTGCCCCGGTCTCAGGGGCACCTTCTGGCGAACGAAGTTGGATGTCAGCCAGGTCGGGGATGCTGCGGATTCGCTCGATCAGATCCGCCCTGCGCAAGTCTTCTCGGTGCCGCTCCAGCTCGGGGACGCGGCCGAAGGAGCGGTGATCGATGGGCGGCATCTCTTCCGGGTGGGCCTTGGTCGAACGAAGGAAGGTTCCGAGTCCCACCACCCCGGGATCACGGCCTTACAGATCGCGGTCATGCGGCTCTCCTCCATGGAAATGCGATGGTGCGAGTCAAGCTTTCCGAGCGTACGGAATGCCATAGCCCATTTTCCTTGCACGACAACGATAATTATGGCGCAACGGATCCGAGCGCTTCAAGGCCCATGTCGTGGATTCTTTGCGGCGAGGGCAGATTGGAAGGTGCATCACGCGGCTTCGAGGTATTCTACGCCAGGGGGCGGGAGGTGGGGCTTCGATTTGAAGAGCACTGGGGCTCGACTCCGTGCGTTGCGCAAGAGCAAGGGACTCACGCAGCAAGACGTGGCCAGCGCGCTGAACGTCAGTCGCCAGACCATCGACAACTACGAACGGGATGTGACCGAGGCCAGCTACGAGATGCTGCGCCGCCTCGCCGCGATCTACGGGGTCACCATTGATTACCTGCTCGGGAACACGGACGATCCTGTCCGCCGCCGCACCCTCACCGACGACTGGGAGGACCTCCTGCTCGACCTGATCGCGGACGGCCTCACGCCCGAGGACGTTCGGACGGCTGTGCGTGCCTGGAAGGCTTTCCGTTCCGCAACCTCTTGA
- the deoC gene encoding deoxyribose-phosphate aldolase yields MIGPELPPLTRAALAAMIDHTLLRPEATPDQVERLCTEAAHHGFAAVCVNPVFVPLAARLLAGTRVKVGTVVDFPFGAGTAADKARQAEAALAAGAVELDMVQPIGLLKGGHDREVAEHLRAVIEPAHRAGAIVKVILETALLTDEEIDRSARLAAEAGADFVKTSTGFGPGGATEAAVRRMRAAVGPGVGVKAAGGIRDYETACRMVAAGANRIGTSSGVAIVNAAPVA; encoded by the coding sequence ATGATCGGGCCGGAACTGCCGCCACTCACCCGAGCCGCCCTGGCCGCGATGATCGACCACACGCTCCTCCGCCCCGAGGCGACCCCCGACCAGGTGGAACGCCTGTGCACCGAGGCAGCTCACCACGGCTTCGCCGCCGTCTGCGTCAACCCGGTCTTCGTCCCGCTGGCGGCGCGCCTTCTCGCCGGCACTCGCGTCAAGGTCGGCACCGTGGTCGACTTCCCCTTCGGTGCCGGCACGGCCGCCGACAAGGCACGGCAGGCCGAGGCCGCTCTCGCCGCCGGGGCGGTCGAGCTCGACATGGTCCAGCCCATCGGGCTCCTCAAGGGCGGCCACGACCGGGAGGTGGCCGAGCACCTGCGCGCCGTCATCGAGCCTGCGCACCGGGCGGGGGCCATCGTGAAGGTCATCCTGGAGACGGCGCTCCTCACCGACGAGGAGATCGACCGCTCCGCCCGGCTCGCCGCCGAGGCGGGGGCCGACTTCGTGAAGACGTCGACCGGCTTCGGGCCAGGCGGGGCCACCGAGGCTGCCGTCCGCCGCATGCGGGCCGCGGTCGGGCCGGGGGTGGGGGTCAAGGCCGCCGGCGGCATCCGGGACTACGAGACCGCCTGCCGGATGGTCGCCGCCGGCGCCAACCGGATCGGCACGAGTTCGGGAGTGGCGATCGTGAACGCCGCGCCCGTGGCGTAG
- a CDS encoding tyrosine-protein phosphatase, with protein sequence MIDLHAHVLPGLDDGPADSAGALDLLEAMVRDGTSTVVASPHGVGSRYGVSGPQVLEAVRKLQDAARAAGLKVRILPGMELPLRADLVRLLRRGDALSIAGTRYVCVELPHQDLPWFTERALFELAVAGYVPVINHPERNRAIQERPDRLARMAERGVLAMLSAGSLLGDFGRTAQRLAERFLKEGSATLVASDAHGLRTRPPALAAALERAAALGKTDQLAEMEILQELASTGLTAR encoded by the coding sequence ATGATCGACCTGCACGCGCACGTCCTCCCCGGTCTGGACGACGGCCCTGCGGACAGCGCCGGGGCTCTGGATCTCCTCGAAGCCATGGTGCGGGACGGGACGAGCACGGTGGTCGCCTCTCCCCACGGGGTGGGCAGCCGCTACGGCGTCTCCGGTCCACAGGTTCTGGAGGCGGTCCGGAAGCTCCAGGACGCTGCTCGGGCAGCCGGCCTCAAGGTCCGCATCCTACCGGGCATGGAACTGCCGCTACGGGCGGACCTCGTCCGCCTCTTGCGCCGGGGCGATGCCCTGAGCATCGCCGGAACCCGGTACGTTTGCGTAGAGTTGCCCCACCAGGACTTGCCCTGGTTCACTGAGCGGGCTCTCTTCGAGCTCGCGGTGGCGGGGTACGTGCCGGTGATCAACCATCCGGAGCGGAACCGGGCCATTCAGGAGCGCCCGGACCGGCTCGCCCGTATGGCCGAGCGGGGCGTGCTGGCCATGCTGAGCGCCGGCAGTCTGCTGGGCGACTTCGGGCGCACCGCCCAGCGGCTGGCCGAGCGCTTCCTCAAGGAAGGATCGGCCACCCTGGTGGCGAGCGATGCCCACGGGCTCCGCACCCGTCCTCCCGCCCTCGCCGCGGCACTGGAACGGGCTGCCGCCCTGGGCAAGACGGACCAACTCGCCGAGATGGAGATCCTCCAGGAACTGGCCTCGACCGGGCTGACGGCCCGTTGA
- a CDS encoding YveK family protein translates to MTMEDEEVDLLELLAIVRRRLWILLVVPVVAALTAAGVSLYVLEPVYEASTTLWVVKKESGAIDYQTLLLYRNLTKTYGEVAKSRRVLELAAARLGGTLTADRLQRAVRVAPVRDTEILQIAVQDTDPRRAADAANAIAAAFVEEIQRFIRLDNVGTVDPAEVPRTPVRPKPLLNTALALVLGVMVALGLIFVVELADTRLRTPEDVERRLALPVLGVIPIIEPVGAQVPPVTGRPETTGVPAAVYRSRRSGQRSAAAAISGSGGEEP, encoded by the coding sequence ATGACCATGGAGGATGAGGAGGTCGACCTCCTGGAGCTACTGGCCATCGTCCGGCGGCGCCTGTGGATCCTCCTGGTCGTGCCCGTGGTGGCCGCACTCACGGCGGCCGGGGTGAGCCTGTACGTGCTTGAGCCCGTCTACGAGGCGTCGACCACTCTCTGGGTCGTCAAGAAGGAATCGGGCGCCATCGATTACCAGACACTGCTCCTGTACCGCAACCTCACCAAGACGTACGGTGAGGTAGCCAAGAGCCGCCGGGTGCTGGAACTGGCGGCGGCCAGGCTGGGGGGCACCCTGACGGCCGACCGGTTGCAGAGGGCCGTCCGGGTCGCCCCGGTACGGGACACGGAGATTCTGCAGATCGCCGTGCAGGACACCGATCCCCGACGTGCCGCCGACGCCGCCAACGCCATCGCCGCCGCCTTCGTCGAAGAGATCCAGCGGTTCATTCGCCTGGACAACGTGGGGACCGTCGACCCGGCCGAGGTACCCCGGACGCCCGTCAGGCCCAAGCCCCTTCTGAACACCGCCCTGGCCCTGGTGCTCGGGGTGATGGTGGCCCTGGGTCTCATCTTCGTGGTGGAACTGGCCGACACGCGCCTCCGAACGCCGGAGGATGTGGAGCGGCGCCTGGCGCTCCCCGTTCTCGGGGTCATCCCGATCATCGAACCGGTGGGCGCTCAGGTGCCGCCCGTGACCGGCCGTCCCGAAACCACCGGCGTGCCGGCTGCGGTGTATCGCTCCCGCCGCAGCGGGCAGCGGAGCGCCGCGGCGGCCATCAGCGGGTCTGGGGGGGAGGAGCCGTGA
- a CDS encoding MaoC family dehydratase N-terminal domain-containing protein: protein MTLKEQVEAIAAEWVGRTTGPGEPLEIERGAIRRYAEAIEDDNPLYRDPELAAASIHGGIPMPPGFLITAMRSGGERDFQIPLPVSRRIRGEDELEFLRPVVAGDTLTAQTRITGIEAKEGKSGFFVVIQTETTYYNQRGEAVLINRAKVIKR from the coding sequence ATGACGCTGAAGGAGCAGGTCGAAGCCATCGCTGCCGAATGGGTGGGCCGGACGACCGGTCCGGGGGAGCCGCTCGAGATCGAGCGGGGGGCGATCCGCCGCTACGCCGAGGCGATCGAGGACGACAACCCGCTCTACCGGGACCCCGAATTGGCCGCCGCGTCGATCCACGGCGGCATCCCCATGCCGCCCGGTTTCCTCATCACGGCCATGCGCTCCGGGGGCGAGCGGGACTTCCAGATCCCCTTGCCGGTGAGCCGGCGGATCCGCGGGGAGGACGAGCTCGAGTTCCTGCGGCCGGTCGTGGCCGGGGACACGCTGACGGCCCAGACGCGCATCACCGGGATCGAGGCGAAGGAGGGCAAGAGCGGCTTCTTCGTCGTCATCCAGACGGAAACCACGTACTACAACCAGCGCGGCGAGGCCGTCCTCATCAACCGGGCGAAGGTCATCAAGCGCTGA
- a CDS encoding S-layer homology domain-containing protein: MRRRHLLAVALITSVLLAATPASSLTGVYGGGGTSAPPPKPVPLPPHLQPTPVTSPPADVPADHWASSAINQLRTAGLMIGDPDGNFRPDAQVSTAETVMVFLRLLGFSPKVGVDGQHWADPALELARSVGWIGENQAKRPDDGMDRVGVALVLARALKIEPVSGSPPWSDVSGLPPDALGYLVALYQKGLFMGYPDGTFRPDRVVTRAEIAVLVSRILAGIR; this comes from the coding sequence ATGCGCCGACGGCATCTTCTTGCGGTTGCCCTGATCACCAGCGTCTTGCTGGCGGCAACACCGGCAAGTTCCCTCACGGGCGTGTACGGTGGCGGGGGAACGAGCGCGCCTCCGCCCAAGCCGGTTCCCCTGCCGCCGCATCTCCAACCCACGCCGGTCACTTCCCCGCCGGCGGACGTGCCTGCGGACCACTGGGCCTCGAGTGCGATCAACCAGCTCCGAACCGCGGGGCTCATGATCGGTGATCCGGACGGCAACTTCCGCCCCGACGCCCAGGTATCGACGGCCGAGACGGTCATGGTGTTCCTCCGGCTCCTGGGCTTCAGTCCCAAGGTGGGAGTCGACGGACAGCACTGGGCTGATCCGGCCCTCGAGCTGGCAAGGTCCGTCGGTTGGATCGGCGAGAACCAGGCCAAGCGGCCGGACGACGGGATGGACCGGGTGGGCGTGGCGTTGGTGCTCGCCAGGGCCCTGAAAATTGAGCCCGTATCCGGAAGCCCACCGTGGTCGGACGTCAGTGGGCTGCCCCCGGACGCCCTGGGCTACCTGGTGGCCCTCTATCAGAAGGGGCTATTCATGGGTTACCCCGACGGCACGTTCCGGCCGGACCGTGTCGTGACTCGGGCAGAAATCGCCGTCCTGGTGTCCCGCATCCTGGCAGGGATCCGATAG
- a CDS encoding ABC transporter permease — protein sequence MAVLEIVASALRMSVPILLAALGAVYSERGGIVNIGLEGMMIMGAFWGATGAYFHGPVAGVVWAVAAAVAFALLHALATVTFRVDQIVSGVALNLLAYGVARFSSITIFKMATTTPHVPKFTPFDIPLLDRVPALHPLVTGLSPLLVLPFALVPLSAWVLNRTVFGLRLRACGENPLAADTLGVNVFAMRYAGVILSGVLAGLAGAYLAMEHVGMYVEGMTQGRGFIALAAMIFGNWNPAGALIAALLFGLAEAVSFRAVEAGSAVPYQFIKMIPYVLTIAVLSGVVRRATPPAADGLPYDREER from the coding sequence ATGGCCGTCCTGGAGATCGTCGCCTCCGCCTTGCGCATGAGCGTGCCCATCCTGCTGGCCGCGCTGGGCGCGGTGTACTCGGAGCGCGGCGGGATCGTGAACATCGGCCTCGAAGGCATGATGATCATGGGCGCCTTCTGGGGGGCCACGGGCGCGTACTTTCACGGTCCCGTGGCCGGGGTCGTCTGGGCCGTGGCCGCCGCCGTGGCCTTCGCCCTTCTCCACGCGCTCGCCACCGTCACCTTCCGGGTCGACCAGATCGTGAGCGGAGTGGCCCTCAACCTCCTGGCCTACGGCGTGGCCCGGTTCTCCAGCATCACGATCTTCAAGATGGCGACCACCACCCCGCACGTCCCCAAGTTCACGCCCTTCGACATCCCGCTCCTCGACCGGGTGCCGGCGCTGCACCCGCTCGTGACCGGGCTGTCTCCACTGCTGGTGCTTCCCTTCGCCCTGGTGCCGCTCAGCGCCTGGGTCCTGAACCGCACCGTGTTCGGGCTCCGGCTGCGTGCGTGCGGCGAGAATCCGCTCGCGGCGGACACCCTCGGCGTGAACGTCTTCGCCATGCGGTACGCGGGTGTGATCCTGAGCGGCGTCCTGGCGGGCCTCGCCGGGGCGTACCTGGCCATGGAACACGTGGGCATGTACGTGGAAGGGATGACTCAGGGGCGGGGGTTCATCGCCCTGGCGGCGATGATCTTCGGCAACTGGAACCCGGCCGGCGCCCTGATCGCCGCCCTTCTCTTCGGGCTGGCGGAAGCCGTCAGCTTCCGGGCGGTCGAGGCGGGTTCGGCCGTCCCGTACCAGTTCATCAAGATGATCCCCTACGTTCTGACGATCGCCGTCCTGAGCGGGGTCGTGCGCCGGGCGACGCCGCCGGCCGCCGACGGGCTGCCGTACGACCGGGAGGAACGCTAG
- a CDS encoding MaoC/PaaZ C-terminal domain-containing protein, which produces MLTQRYVEDVAVGTALGPIEFGPVTTRHLVQWAAAANDFYEIHYDKAYALAQGLPDVVVHGPLKLALMGRLLMGWVGPQGWIRRLTCRYLGFDVPGTVLRCTGTVTAVRPESGEVDVELELTNSDGARTAAGTATVRLPRRGQGGRAPVPGDDSDAP; this is translated from the coding sequence ATGCTCACGCAACGCTACGTCGAGGACGTCGCGGTGGGGACGGCCCTCGGCCCGATCGAGTTCGGGCCGGTGACCACCCGCCACCTGGTGCAGTGGGCCGCTGCCGCCAACGACTTCTACGAGATCCACTACGACAAGGCGTACGCCCTTGCCCAGGGGCTGCCGGACGTGGTGGTGCACGGACCGCTCAAGCTCGCCCTGATGGGCCGCCTCCTCATGGGGTGGGTGGGTCCGCAGGGGTGGATCCGCCGCCTGACCTGCCGCTACCTCGGCTTCGACGTCCCCGGCACGGTCCTGCGCTGCACCGGGACGGTGACGGCCGTGCGGCCGGAGTCGGGGGAGGTCGACGTCGAACTGGAGCTGACGAACAGCGACGGTGCCCGCACCGCGGCGGGGACCGCGACCGTGCGGCTGCCGCGTCGGGGCCAGGGAGGCCGCGCACCGGTGCCGGGTGACGACTCGGACGCGCCTTGA
- a CDS encoding BMP family lipoprotein gives MSLRRVAAIALSAVLAASLLAGCGQKPAAPAQPQPGAAAQPQPQQPQQPQEAKKLKVGLVFDVGGRGDLSFNDSAYAGLERAQKEFGDKIEVKYLEPSAGGENREQLLRLLAEEKTDLIFGVGFLFTEHITKVAKEFPQVKFGLIDGFIDGLKDDSNVVSLLFKEHEGSFLVGAAAGLKTKTNKVGFVGGMKIPLIERFESGYIAGVKYVNPKAEVFSDYIGTTGDAFKDPVKGKELALAHYNKGSDVEYHASGASGIGVIEAAAAKQKLVIGVDSDQSLSAKEDQRPYILTSMLKRVDVAVYETIKSLVEGKWKGGYRVFGLADDGVGYAENQYNQQMLADIKPRLEDLKKRIVAGEIQVPVDLKELEAFLAKLPR, from the coding sequence GTGTCCCTTCGCCGTGTCGCGGCCATCGCGCTCAGCGCCGTCCTGGCCGCAAGCCTTCTGGCCGGATGTGGCCAGAAGCCTGCTGCGCCCGCGCAGCCGCAGCCGGGTGCCGCCGCCCAGCCCCAGCCACAGCAGCCCCAACAGCCCCAAGAAGCGAAGAAACTGAAGGTCGGGCTCGTCTTCGACGTGGGCGGCCGGGGCGACCTGTCCTTCAACGACTCGGCTTACGCCGGCCTGGAGAGGGCCCAGAAGGAGTTCGGCGACAAGATCGAGGTCAAGTACCTGGAGCCTTCGGCCGGCGGTGAGAACCGGGAGCAGCTCCTCCGCCTCCTGGCCGAGGAGAAGACCGACCTGATCTTCGGCGTCGGCTTCCTGTTCACCGAACACATCACCAAGGTCGCCAAGGAGTTCCCGCAGGTGAAGTTCGGCCTGATCGACGGCTTCATCGACGGGCTCAAGGACGACTCGAACGTGGTCAGCCTCCTCTTCAAGGAGCACGAAGGGTCGTTCCTCGTCGGGGCTGCCGCCGGGCTCAAGACGAAGACCAACAAGGTGGGCTTCGTTGGCGGAATGAAGATTCCGCTCATCGAACGGTTTGAGTCCGGTTACATCGCCGGGGTCAAGTACGTGAACCCCAAGGCGGAGGTCTTCTCCGACTACATCGGCACCACGGGCGACGCCTTCAAGGACCCGGTGAAGGGCAAGGAGCTGGCGCTCGCCCACTACAACAAGGGCTCCGACGTGGAGTACCACGCCTCCGGCGCCTCCGGCATCGGCGTCATCGAGGCGGCCGCTGCCAAGCAGAAGCTGGTCATCGGCGTCGACTCGGACCAGTCCCTGAGCGCGAAGGAGGACCAGCGCCCGTACATCCTCACCAGCATGCTCAAGCGGGTGGACGTCGCCGTCTACGAGACGATCAAGAGCCTGGTGGAGGGGAAGTGGAAGGGCGGCTACCGGGTCTTCGGCCTGGCGGACGACGGCGTGGGGTACGCGGAGAACCAGTACAATCAACAGATGCTGGCCGACATCAAGCCCCGGCTGGAGGACCTGAAGAAGAGGATCGTGGCCGGGGAGATCCAGGTACCGGTCGACCTCAAGGAACTCGAGGCGTTCCTGGCCAAGCTCCCCCGGTAG
- a CDS encoding ABC transporter ATP-binding protein, giving the protein MSEPRTAAAPVIQVRGLTKRFPGITANDRVDLDVFPGEVHALVGENGAGKSTLVKILTGLYQPDAGEIRVGGKPVRIDGPRRAIALGIGVVHQHFMLIPRFTVVENIVLGAEVGRHGLLDWAAARERVRAVCRQYDFSLDPDAVVAGLSVGEQQRVEILKMLLRGAETLILDEPTAVLAPQEVDELFRNLARLREQGKAIVLIAHKLEEVLRIADRITVLRRGRVVGTVPAASTTAAALAQMMVGRPVLLQRQKEPVRPGGVLLEVQELVVPGRGGQPAVRDVSLHVREGEIYGLTGIEGNGQTELVEAIVGLRRPLAGHVRLAGRDVAGLSVREIRSLGVAYIPEDRHRRGMVLPMAAWENLILGRHRTRFTRRGLLAVAGAAEHARRLAAEYDIRLSSVDLPALSLSGGNQQKLILARELTDSPRLIVASQPTRGLDVGATEFVERQLLAARAAGKAVLLTSADLDQVLSLADRVGVMYGGQLVAEFRPDEVDPAEVGRYMLGAARTTVPAGTKGGDGP; this is encoded by the coding sequence ATGTCGGAACCCCGCACCGCCGCGGCGCCGGTGATCCAGGTCCGCGGCCTCACGAAACGCTTTCCCGGCATCACCGCCAACGACCGGGTCGACCTCGACGTGTTCCCCGGCGAGGTTCATGCCCTGGTCGGCGAGAACGGGGCGGGCAAGAGCACCCTGGTAAAGATCCTGACGGGCCTCTACCAGCCCGATGCGGGGGAGATCCGGGTGGGCGGCAAGCCCGTGCGGATCGACGGGCCGCGGCGGGCCATCGCACTGGGGATCGGCGTGGTGCACCAGCACTTCATGCTCATCCCCCGGTTCACCGTGGTCGAGAACATCGTGCTCGGGGCGGAGGTGGGCCGCCACGGGCTGCTGGACTGGGCCGCGGCCCGGGAACGGGTGCGGGCGGTGTGCCGCCAGTACGACTTCTCCCTCGACCCCGACGCCGTGGTCGCCGGCCTGTCGGTGGGCGAGCAGCAGCGGGTGGAGATCCTCAAGATGCTGCTGCGCGGCGCGGAGACCCTCATCCTGGACGAGCCCACCGCCGTCCTGGCGCCCCAGGAGGTCGACGAGCTCTTCCGCAACCTCGCCCGCCTCCGCGAGCAGGGCAAGGCCATCGTCCTGATCGCCCACAAGCTCGAGGAGGTGCTCCGCATCGCCGACCGGATCACCGTGCTCCGCCGGGGGCGGGTGGTGGGGACCGTGCCGGCCGCCTCCACGACGGCCGCGGCGCTCGCCCAGATGATGGTGGGCCGCCCTGTCCTGCTCCAGCGGCAGAAGGAGCCCGTCCGCCCCGGCGGGGTATTGCTGGAGGTCCAAGAGCTCGTCGTGCCCGGGCGCGGCGGGCAGCCCGCCGTGCGGGACGTGTCCCTCCACGTACGGGAAGGCGAGATCTACGGCCTCACCGGCATCGAGGGCAACGGGCAGACGGAGCTCGTGGAGGCCATCGTCGGGCTCCGGCGCCCGCTCGCCGGGCACGTCCGCCTGGCGGGGCGGGACGTCGCCGGGCTTTCCGTGCGGGAGATCCGGTCCCTGGGCGTGGCGTACATCCCCGAGGACCGCCACCGGCGGGGCATGGTCCTGCCCATGGCAGCGTGGGAGAACCTGATCCTGGGGAGGCACCGGACCCGGTTCACCCGCCGGGGGCTCCTCGCCGTGGCGGGCGCCGCCGAGCACGCCCGGCGCCTGGCCGCCGAGTACGACATCCGCCTCAGCTCGGTCGACCTCCCCGCCCTCAGCCTCTCCGGCGGCAACCAGCAAAAGCTCATCCTCGCCCGGGAACTGACCGACAGCCCCCGCCTCATCGTGGCCTCCCAGCCCACCCGCGGGCTGGACGTGGGGGCCACCGAGTTCGTGGAGCGGCAGCTCCTGGCGGCCCGTGCCGCCGGAAAGGCCGTGCTGCTGACCTCCGCGGACCTGGACCAGGTGCTGTCCCTCGCCGACCGGGTGGGGGTCATGTACGGCGGCCAGCTGGTCGCCGAGTTCCGCCCCGACGAGGTCGACCCCGCGGAGGTCGGCCGCTACATGCTCGGGGCCGCCCGGACCACGGTGCCGGCCGGCACGAAGGGTGGGGACGGGCCGTGA